From the Primulina tabacum isolate GXHZ01 chromosome 15, ASM2559414v2, whole genome shotgun sequence genome, one window contains:
- the LOC142525987 gene encoding uncharacterized protein LOC142525987, producing the protein MSRAKGRTELEPFDPEIENTFRRRRRAQREKSSDFDVEEQLKQEEKVEIVGIEEMENEEVDRTVYDLTRQTTGGYGSSITRPTVEANNFELKPSIIQMIQYQVRFGGSQTEDPNAHLDGFLSICDTIKFNGVSTNAIRLRLFPFSLHGEAEEWHRDLPAGLITTWNGLVEMFMNQYFPPTKLAQLRMDISSFRRKDGETLHTAWGRFRKMFRRCPQHGFSSSEQVQIFYNGVDPSVHLMLDAAANGSLYRKTPRVALEIISNMAENSAGWPDIKLEKKAGVLEMDVLNALTAKIDGLAHQFSQLQSNQANQVQGIVIEEQSIFDEEAVNFVGNQWRQQSNPYSSTYNPGWKHHPNFSWKNTENSLNPTHIPPLPIPQQVRQQGLLVPAAPPGFKQEDQRQIYKDFMMKHVVEMETRLQNHDAILRRFDAQMGQIANQLANRLLGTLPSDTEKNPKGVNTVIKAEEEEPKMQNSTDMEAKNDGGVESKTEDAKEPNTHTTPTRKTGKKGKEFDSNDNIDINTLSFPQRAMQLQLDQQFSKFLERKLVDFETVKLSEECSAILQNKLPPKLKDPGSFSIPCTIVKPTTISLQLADRSIKYPRGVIEDVLVKVDKFIFPVDFVVLDMEEDREIPLILGHPFLAIGRADVQKGELVLRLNDEKVTFNVFRSMKYPGSSDCYRIDAIEDIVECSVQDTFSEDPLEMLLVNPKSTESDREEVEECMNYLEGSKPLPRSEEEFFEEFLCEDEAEEKLEDVEEHKSKDLNSYMVNPL; encoded by the exons ATGAGCCGTGCTAAAGGAAGGACAGAATTGGAgccatttgatccagagattGAGAATACTTTTCGACGGAGACGTAGAGCACAAAGGGAGAAATCCTCAGATTTTGACGTGGAAGAACAATTAAAACAAGAGGAGAAAGTTGAAATAGTAGGGATTGAAGAAATGGAGAACGAGGAAGTTGATCGCACTGTCTATGATCTCACTAGACAAACCACTGGAGGTTATGGTTCTAGCATCACTCGCCCTACTGTGGAAGCAAATAATTTTGAGTTGAAACCAtccatcattcaaatgatacaaTATCAAGTGAGATTTGGAGGATCGCAGACCGAGGATCCTAATGCACATCTGGATGGATTTCTATCTATCTGTgacacaatcaaattcaatggaGTGAGCACGAATGCCATAAGATTGAGACTATTCCCTTTCTCTTTGCATGGTGAAGCAGAAGAATGGCATAGAGATCTACCAGCTGGCCTTATTACTACATGGAATGGTTTGgtggaaatgttcatgaatcaatATTTTCCACCCACCAAGCTAGCACAACTGCGTATGGATATTTCATCTTTTCGCCGGAAGGATGGGGAGACATTACATACAGCTTGGGGAAGATTTAGAAAGATGTTTAGGAGGTGTCCTCAACATGGTTTCTCTTCATCTGAACAAGTTCAGATTTTCTATAACGGAGTTGATCCTTCCGTGCATCTCATGCTAGATGCGGCAGCCAATGGTAGCTTATACAGGAAGACTCCACGAGTTGcacttgaaataatttcaaatatggcTGAAAATAGTGCGGGTTGGCCAGATATTAAACTAGAAAAGAAGGCTGGAGTTCTTGAAATGGATGTGTTGAATGCACTTACTGCTAAGATTGATGGGTTGGCCCATCAATTCTCTCAGCTGCAATCAAATCAAGCAAATCAAGTCCAAGGAATAGTCATCGAGGAACAATCCATTTTTGATGAAGAAGCAGTGAATTTTGTGGGGAATCAATGGAGACAGCAATCAAATCCATACAGTTCCACATACAATCCAGGATGGAAGCATCACCCTAATTTTTCTTGGAAGAATACAGAGAATTCTCTTAATCCAACACATATTCCTCCACTGCCCATTCCTCAACAAGTGAGACAACAAGGATTATTGGTACCTGCTGCACCTCCAGGATTCAAACAAGAAGATCAAAGACAAATTTATaaggattttatgatgaaacatgtTGTGGAAATGGAGACGAGACTGCAGAATCATGATGCTATCTTACGAAGGTTTGATGCTCAAATGGGTCAAATAGCCAATCAATTAGCAAATCGACTCCTTGGAACACTACCAAGTGATACTGAGAAAAATCCAAAAGGAGTGAATACAGTGATCAAGGCCGAGGAAGAGGAACCAAAGATGCAGAATTCTACAGATATGGAGGCAAAAAATGATGGAGGAGTGGAATCAAAGACAGAAGATGCTAAGGAACCGAACACTCACACCACCCCTACACGGAAGACAGGTAAGAAAGGTAAGGAATTTGATTctaatgataatattgatattaatacacTTTCTTTTCCTCAAAGAGCAATGCAACTACAATTGGATcaacaattttcgaaatttcttgaa aggaaacttgttgattttgaaactgTTAAGCTTTCTGAAGAATGTTCagctattcttcaaaataaattaCCTCCTAAGCTTAAGGATCCAGGTAGTTTCTCCATTCCTTGCACTATAG ttaaaccaaccactatTTCCCTTCAACTTGCTGATAGATCTATTAAATATCCTAGAGGGGTTATAGAGGATGTTTTGGTTAAGgttgataaatttatatttccagTTGATTTTGTTGTGCTAGACATGGAGGAGGATCGTGAGATCCCCCTTATTTTAGGTCATCCTTTCTTAGCTATTGGAAGAGCTGATGTGCAAAAAGGTGAGTTAGTTTTGAGGTTGAATGATGAGAAGGTAACTTTTAATGTTTTTCGCAGTATGAAATATCCTGGATCTTCTGATTGTTATAGAATAGATGCTATTGAAGATATTGTTGAGTGTAGTGTGCAGGATACTTTTAGTGAAGACCCACTGGAGATGCTTTTGGTGAACCCAAAGTCTACGGAATCAGACAGAGAAGAGGTGGAGGAATGTATGAACTACTTGGAGGGATCAAAGCCTCTGCCAAGATCG gaagaagAATTCTTCGAGGAATTCCTATGCGAAGATGAGGCAGAAGAGAAGTTGGAGGATGTAGAAGAACACAAGTCGAAGGATTTGAACTCATATATG GTTAATCCTCTgtga